Below is a genomic region from Alphaproteobacteria bacterium.
CGGAAACCCGGTCGCCATCGTCGCCGGCCCGCTCAAGCCCGCCTCGAAGCTGCTCAAGCTCGCTCTGGCCTCGTCCGATGCGCTGGCCCACGCCTCCTACGTCCCCGACGGGGAGCATGCGTGGAAGCTGGTTCCGGAGCTCGCCCGCGTCCAGGGCCTGACCGTGCGCGCCGACGTCGCCCAGCGCATCTTCGATTCGAGCGGCGGCAACCGCGCGATCGCCGAGCAGGAGCTCGCCAAGTTCGCGCTCTATCTCGACGCCTCGCCGGCGGCTCCCGCCACGCTCGACCACGACATCATCGACGCACTCGGCGCCGCCGCGGACGAGGGCGACCTCGGACGGCTGGCCGACAGCGCGATCGGCGGCGACGCGGCGGCGTTGGAGAGCGAGCTTGCGCGGCTGCACACTATGGGGATGGAGGGCGTCACGCTGATCCGCGCCTTGCTCCGAAGAATGGCGCTGCTGGCGCGCCTCCGGGCCGAAGTCGATTCCGGCCGAAGCCCGGGCGCAGTCATGGCGTCATCGGGCAAGTCGATCTTTTTCAAGGAGAAGGACCGGATCGAGGCGCAGCTCAGGCGCTGGCCCTCCGATCTTCTGGCCAAGGCGATCGCCCGCCTCGCCGAGGCCGAGCGGCAGGTGAAGAGCTCCGGCGGAGTCGGCCCGATCGCCGCCGACGTGGAATTGTTCGCCGTCTGCCGACAGGCGGCTCGGCTGCGGTAGAGCCCGTACTCAATTGGCCCGGGCGGTTTTCGTTTGATTCACAGAGTCATCCCGGCGAAGGCGCACCCCGCAAAGTAGTACTTTGCGGGGACCCCGAAGGCCGGGACCCATGAACACGGTCTTCGAGGTGAAGCGCGATCGCCGCCGGGAGCCTCTCGACCACTTCGGTTCATGGGCCCCGGCTTTCGCCGGGGTGACTCCCCCTGAGTTGCAGCGACACCCGACTTCCTGATTGAGTCCGGATCCTAGTTCCGCCGGGCCACGTGCCCCGCACGCGCCCCGACTAAAACTTGTCGCCGGAAAGCCGCTGGCAGATCATGTCGAGCTGGTCGAGGCTCGAATAGGCGAGCGCGACTATGCCTCCCTGCGGGCTGTGCCGGATCGCGACCTTGAGGCCGAGCATGTCGCCGAGCTGCCGCTCTAGCGCGGCAATGTCGGTGTCGCTGCCCTTATATTCGATCGGCGCTTGGCGCGGCTTCTTCGCCTTGCCGGCGCGGGCCAGCTTCTCCGCCTCGCGCACGGAAAGGCCGCGGCGCACGATCTCTTCGGCCAGGGCCTCGGGATTCTTGGCGGTGATCAGTGCGCGCGCATGGCC
It encodes:
- the holA gene encoding DNA polymerase III subunit delta, which codes for MKANAAQIAKALKAPAETRFFLLHGPDEAGSRAMVKALAAAVGADAERIDLSGADLRADPARLADEAASISMFGGARWILVEQAGDEIVPALEALIEAPAAGNPVAIVAGPLKPASKLLKLALASSDALAHASYVPDGEHAWKLVPELARVQGLTVRADVAQRIFDSSGGNRAIAEQELAKFALYLDASPAAPATLDHDIIDALGAAADEGDLGRLADSAIGGDAAALESELARLHTMGMEGVTLIRALLRRMALLARLRAEVDSGRSPGAVMASSGKSIFFKEKDRIEAQLRRWPSDLLAKAIARLAEAERQVKSSGGVGPIAADVELFAVCRQAARLR